In Halopelagius inordinatus, a single genomic region encodes these proteins:
- a CDS encoding DUF7573 domain-containing protein, translating to MTEDRSLEEFTGERSADDNAETEERDAEPSDAADGDASAAVATYRWDPEGVDCAACGESVERLWNADGGFVCEACKEW from the coding sequence ATGACCGAGGACCGGTCGCTCGAAGAGTTCACCGGGGAGCGTTCCGCGGACGACAACGCGGAGACCGAGGAGAGAGACGCCGAACCGTCCGACGCCGCCGACGGCGACGCGTCCGCGGCCGTCGCCACGTACCGGTGGGACCCCGAGGGCGTCGACTGCGCCGCCTGCGGGGAGTCCGTCGAACGCCTCTGGAACGCCGACGGCGGGTTCGTCTGCGAGGCGTGCAAGGAGTGGTAG
- a CDS encoding coenzyme F420-0:L-glutamate ligase gives MELFAVPDVPEIRPGDDLAAIVRDRVDLREDDVVCVASTVVSKAEGRQADLSEFPAGPRATEIASTIGAATGEEKDPRFAQAVLEESVDLLMESPFLLTETRFGHVGVNAGIDRSNVPDHDLLLLPERPAESAERLRRELPADRVVVTDTCGRPFRHGQRGVALGWAGLQASRDWRGESDRDGRELGVTVESVVDELAAAANLVAGEGAGGTPVVVVRDFEWGDHGGSDAHFRDVEGDFVRQALRGWEYDG, from the coding sequence ATGGAACTATTCGCCGTCCCCGACGTGCCGGAAATCCGTCCGGGGGACGACCTGGCGGCCATCGTCCGAGACAGGGTGGACCTCCGCGAGGACGACGTCGTCTGCGTCGCCTCCACCGTCGTCTCGAAGGCCGAGGGCAGACAGGCCGACCTCTCCGAGTTCCCGGCGGGCCCGCGAGCGACGGAGATAGCCTCGACCATCGGCGCGGCGACGGGCGAGGAGAAAGACCCGCGCTTCGCACAGGCGGTCCTCGAAGAGAGCGTCGACCTGTTGATGGAGTCGCCGTTTCTCCTGACCGAGACGCGGTTCGGTCACGTCGGCGTCAACGCGGGTATCGACCGCTCGAACGTCCCCGACCACGACCTGCTTCTCCTGCCGGAGCGACCCGCAGAGAGCGCGGAGCGACTCCGTCGGGAACTACCCGCCGACCGCGTCGTCGTCACCGACACCTGCGGGCGACCGTTCCGCCACGGGCAACGCGGCGTCGCACTCGGGTGGGCCGGGTTGCAGGCGTCCCGAGACTGGCGCGGCGAGTCCGACCGCGACGGCCGAGAACTCGGCGTGACCGTAGAGAGCGTCGTCGACGAACTCGCGGCGGCCGCAAACCTCGTGGCCGGTGAGGGGGCGGGCGGCACGCCGGTCGTCGTCGTCCGCGACTTCGAGTGGGGCGACCACGGGGGAAGCGACGCCCACTTCCGCGACGTGGAGGGCGACTTCGTCCGGCAGGCCCTCAGGGGGTGGGAGTATGACGGATGA
- a CDS encoding 5,10-methylenetetrahydromethanopterin reductase: MTDEGFLGVELTPEHPVPEVVERGVRAESAGYDAAFVSCHYNNRDPFAVLARLATETTDIRIGPGVANPYELHPVTLASKTATVAELSAGRAVFGIGPGDPSTLRNLGLEDERGLRSVLESFKVAQRLWAGERVSHDGTFEATDAGLNFEVPGEIPVYVGGEGPHMCRMAGKHADGLLFNGSHPDDVAWARERAAEGVSDRPDERGDFELLAYASVSVAKDREAAREAARPPVAFIAAGAAPPVLDRHGLDRSLAGDIGEKISSGAFSEAFELVTPAMVDAFAMAGTEEEVADRMAAVSDHADGIVVGSPLGPDPDEAITLAAEAYDSAR, translated from the coding sequence ATGACGGATGAGGGGTTCTTGGGCGTCGAACTGACGCCGGAACATCCCGTTCCGGAGGTTGTCGAACGCGGCGTCCGCGCCGAGTCCGCGGGCTACGACGCGGCGTTCGTCTCCTGTCACTACAACAACCGCGACCCGTTCGCCGTCCTCGCGCGACTGGCCACAGAGACGACGGACATCCGCATCGGTCCGGGCGTCGCCAACCCCTACGAACTCCACCCGGTGACGCTGGCGTCGAAGACGGCCACCGTCGCGGAACTGTCGGCGGGCCGCGCCGTCTTCGGCATCGGCCCGGGCGACCCCTCGACGCTCCGGAATCTCGGACTCGAAGACGAACGCGGCCTGCGCTCCGTGTTGGAGTCGTTCAAAGTCGCACAGAGACTGTGGGCGGGCGAACGCGTCTCTCACGACGGGACGTTCGAGGCGACGGACGCCGGACTCAACTTCGAGGTGCCGGGCGAGATTCCCGTCTACGTCGGCGGCGAGGGGCCGCACATGTGTCGGATGGCGGGAAAGCACGCGGACGGATTGCTGTTCAACGGGTCGCACCCCGACGACGTGGCGTGGGCGCGCGAACGCGCCGCGGAGGGCGTCTCGGACCGCCCCGACGAACGCGGCGACTTCGAACTGCTCGCGTACGCGAGCGTCAGTGTCGCGAAGGACCGAGAGGCCGCCCGCGAGGCGGCCCGTCCCCCGGTGGCGTTCATCGCCGCGGGCGCGGCGCCGCCGGTACTCGACAGACACGGACTCGACCGGTCGCTGGCGGGCGATATCGGCGAGAAGATAAGCTCGGGCGCGTTCTCGGAGGCGTTCGAACTCGTGACGCCCGCGATGGTGGACGCCTTCGCGATGGCCGGAACCGAAGAAGAGGTCGCAGACCGCATGGCCGCCGTCTCGGACCACGCCGACGGCATCGTCGTCGGGTCTCCGTTGGGCCCCGACCCCGACGAGGCGATTACTCTCGCGGCCGAGGCGTACGACTCGGCGCGCTAG
- the mutS gene encoding DNA mismatch repair protein MutS, whose protein sequence is MHDADGTETRADEGGESPDAGASDGNLRPEGPPQKLRSNREELTPMLSQYLDLCEAHPEAVVLFQVGDFYEAFCEAAEMVARVCEVTLTKREDSTGRYPMAGIPIDNAASYLEPLLDAGYRVAIADQVEDAEEASGLVDRAVTNVVTPGTVVEDELLDAATATYVGAVTSEGDTYAVAALDVSTGDCQVTSANRPRIADELERLEPAELLVGPGVDFDTDSLAFETMVTDHDPAAFDAEAAAETLSAYLANPEAVVADATERRACGALLDYAEYTQGNDGALDYVSRVRRYDPRKTLQLDATALRSLELFESRSHRSGDTLADAVDETACALGRRRLVSWLRRPLVERSAIERRHDAVAEWVDRPMARETVRDALADVYDIERLVARVSRGRANARDLRSLKATLDVVPEVKAAMSDVESDALVSLRDSLDELEDVRSLVGDAVRPDPPQEITEGGVICEGFDDELDDLRGTEREGREWVADLEERERERTGIDSLDVGYNQVHGYYIEVTNPNLDRVPDDYTRRQTLKNSERFYTPELKRREDEILGAAEKADALEYEVFCEVRDAVAAEANRVQALADSLAELDVLTSFAAVAAGHGYVRPEMGAADVRIEGGRHPVVERTQEEFVPNDADFTDGRLAVITGPNMSGKSTYMRQVALVSILAQAGSFVPADAAELPILDRVFTRVGASDDIAGGQSTFMREMAELTDILHDATEDSLILLDEVGRGTSTADGLAIARATTEFVHDEVGATTLFATHYHDLTALAEELPDAFNLHFTVSKRDDGGPLDDADGPDVTFLHRVAAGASSSSYGVEVAKMAGVPDTVVERAREYVREAERGAESESPGESQNPAERQEEETTNGRAEDGAFGDGPSANGDTGADDEPPADETLAAYVDGLDASDDDADATPAERDVVAEIRELDVAGTTPLEALNTLNELKRRLDD, encoded by the coding sequence ATGCACGACGCGGACGGAACCGAGACGCGCGCGGACGAGGGGGGAGAGTCGCCGGACGCGGGCGCGTCGGACGGGAACCTCCGACCCGAGGGACCGCCGCAGAAACTGCGTTCGAACCGCGAGGAGTTGACGCCGATGCTGTCGCAGTATCTCGACCTCTGCGAGGCGCACCCCGAGGCGGTCGTTCTCTTTCAGGTCGGCGACTTCTACGAGGCGTTCTGCGAGGCGGCGGAGATGGTCGCTCGCGTCTGCGAGGTGACGCTGACGAAACGCGAGGACTCGACCGGCCGGTATCCGATGGCGGGCATCCCCATCGACAACGCGGCGTCGTACCTCGAACCCCTGCTCGACGCTGGCTACCGCGTCGCGATAGCGGACCAAGTCGAAGACGCAGAGGAGGCGTCGGGGTTGGTGGACCGCGCGGTGACGAACGTCGTCACCCCCGGCACCGTCGTCGAGGACGAACTGCTCGACGCCGCGACGGCGACGTACGTCGGCGCGGTGACCAGCGAGGGCGACACCTACGCCGTCGCCGCCCTCGACGTATCGACGGGCGACTGTCAGGTGACGAGCGCGAACCGGCCCCGAATCGCCGACGAACTCGAACGACTCGAACCGGCGGAACTACTCGTCGGCCCCGGCGTCGATTTCGACACCGACTCGCTCGCCTTCGAGACGATGGTCACGGACCACGACCCCGCGGCGTTCGACGCCGAGGCGGCCGCTGAGACGCTCTCCGCGTACCTCGCGAATCCCGAGGCGGTCGTCGCCGACGCGACGGAACGGCGCGCCTGCGGCGCACTGCTCGATTACGCGGAGTACACGCAGGGCAACGACGGCGCTCTCGACTACGTCTCTCGGGTCCGCCGGTACGACCCGCGCAAAACGCTTCAACTCGACGCGACGGCGCTGAGAAGCCTCGAACTGTTCGAGTCGCGGAGTCACCGCAGCGGAGACACCCTCGCGGACGCGGTAGACGAGACGGCCTGTGCGCTGGGTCGGCGGCGACTCGTCTCGTGGCTTCGCCGTCCCCTCGTCGAAAGGTCGGCCATCGAACGCCGCCACGACGCCGTCGCGGAGTGGGTGGACCGGCCGATGGCCCGGGAGACGGTCCGAGACGCGCTTGCGGACGTGTACGACATCGAACGCCTCGTCGCGCGCGTCTCCCGCGGCAGAGCGAACGCCCGCGACCTGCGCTCTCTGAAGGCGACGCTGGACGTGGTGCCCGAGGTGAAAGCGGCCATGTCGGACGTAGAGAGCGACGCGCTCGTCTCCCTGCGCGACTCGCTGGACGAACTCGAAGACGTCCGAAGCCTCGTCGGCGACGCCGTCCGACCCGACCCCCCACAGGAGATAACCGAGGGCGGCGTCATCTGCGAGGGGTTCGACGACGAACTCGACGACTTACGCGGGACCGAACGGGAGGGCCGCGAGTGGGTGGCCGACTTGGAGGAACGCGAACGAGAGCGGACCGGAATCGACTCCTTAGACGTGGGGTACAACCAGGTCCACGGCTACTACATCGAGGTGACGAACCCGAACCTCGACAGGGTTCCGGACGACTACACGCGACGACAGACGCTGAAGAACTCAGAGCGGTTCTACACGCCCGAACTGAAGCGACGCGAAGACGAGATTCTCGGCGCGGCGGAGAAAGCCGACGCGTTGGAGTACGAGGTGTTCTGCGAGGTTCGGGACGCCGTCGCCGCGGAGGCGAACAGGGTGCAGGCCCTCGCGGATTCGCTCGCGGAGTTGGACGTACTGACGTCCTTCGCCGCCGTCGCCGCCGGACACGGCTACGTCCGCCCGGAGATGGGCGCCGCGGACGTTCGAATCGAGGGGGGTCGCCACCCGGTGGTCGAACGCACACAGGAGGAGTTCGTCCCGAACGACGCGGACTTCACGGACGGCCGCCTCGCGGTCATCACCGGCCCCAACATGTCCGGGAAATCGACGTACATGCGGCAGGTAGCTCTCGTCTCCATCCTCGCGCAGGCGGGGAGTTTCGTCCCCGCCGACGCCGCCGAACTGCCGATACTCGACCGGGTGTTCACCCGCGTCGGCGCGTCCGACGACATCGCGGGCGGGCAGTCCACGTTCATGCGCGAGATGGCCGAGTTGACCGACATCCTCCACGACGCCACGGAGGACTCTCTGATCCTTCTCGACGAAGTCGGCCGCGGCACCTCGACGGCGGACGGTCTGGCCATCGCCCGCGCGACGACGGAGTTCGTCCACGACGAGGTGGGCGCGACGACGCTGTTTGCGACGCACTACCACGACCTGACCGCCCTCGCCGAGGAGTTGCCGGACGCGTTCAACCTCCACTTCACCGTGAGCAAACGCGACGACGGCGGACCACTCGACGACGCCGACGGCCCCGACGTGACGTTCCTCCACCGCGTCGCGGCGGGCGCGTCCTCGTCGTCCTACGGCGTCGAGGTGGCGAAGATGGCAGGCGTTCCGGACACCGTCGTCGAACGGGCCAGAGAGTACGTCCGAGAGGCAGAACGGGGCGCGGAGTCGGAGTCGCCCGGCGAAAGCCAAAACCCCGCCGAACGCCAAGAGGAAGAGACGACGAACGGCCGAGCAGAAGACGGCGCGTTCGGCGACGGCCCGTCCGCGAACGGCGACACCGGCGCAGACGACGAACCGCCCGCGGACGAGACGCTCGCCGCATACGTGGACGGGTTGGACGCGTCGGACGACGACGCGGACGCGACGCCCGCAGAACGCGACGTCGTCGCGGAGATACGCGAACTCGACGTCGCGGGGACGACGCCGCTTGAGGCCCTGAACACCCTGAACGAACTCAAACGAAGACTGGATGACTGA
- the mutL gene encoding DNA mismatch repair endonuclease MutL: protein MTEDSTGTEAGVRRLDDETVARIAAGEVVTRPEDAVVELLENAIDAGSTRVTVTVEGDGTDLLRVRDDGRGMSESDAALAVERHTTSKLGGADRASSDPADALETVETLGFRGEALPSIAAAGTLELVTNDGGPRGTRVRVEGGEKTVTAAGRARGTTVEVRDLFAEMPARRRSLASSRAEFARVSDAVSRYALVHPEVAFTLVHDGSEVFTTPGSGADADAVLGVYDRDVAGQSTTFEAERTVEDDGESVTVTVDGLLAYPSVTRARRDHVYTAVNGRAFPSNALRRAVVEGYGDLLPDGRAPVAVVRVSLPPSWADHNVHPAKREVRLRAGAAVTEAVRDAVAEALATADLRRSGELDLDLERSLEPLSETESEFEDATVIGQYRGLYLLCESDGELLVVDQHAAHERVNYERLRAATEGAPDSAAVDPPATVSLSPALAATAAERREELAALGYDIDPFGGGTVRVAAVPAPMGRAASPESVRDALDALANGETPDAGREEMLKDLACHPSLKAGEELSDEDAAALVERLGECERPYACPHGRPTVLTIDEETLVRGFGRRATRMG from the coding sequence ATGACTGAGGATTCGACCGGAACCGAAGCGGGGGTCCGACGACTCGACGACGAGACGGTGGCACGGATAGCCGCGGGCGAAGTCGTCACCCGACCCGAAGACGCGGTCGTAGAACTCCTGGAGAACGCCATCGACGCCGGTTCGACGCGAGTGACGGTGACCGTCGAGGGCGACGGGACCGACCTGCTCCGCGTCCGCGACGACGGGCGCGGGATGAGCGAATCGGACGCCGCCCTCGCCGTCGAACGCCACACGACGAGCAAACTCGGCGGGGCGGACCGAGCGTCGTCGGACCCCGCAGACGCCCTCGAAACGGTCGAAACGCTCGGATTTCGGGGCGAAGCGCTCCCGAGCATCGCCGCCGCCGGAACGCTCGAACTCGTGACGAACGACGGCGGCCCGCGCGGAACCCGCGTCCGCGTCGAGGGCGGAGAGAAGACGGTCACCGCCGCGGGGCGGGCGCGGGGCACCACCGTCGAAGTCCGCGACCTGTTCGCCGAGATGCCCGCCCGGCGGCGGTCGCTCGCCTCCTCTCGCGCGGAGTTCGCACGCGTCTCCGACGCCGTCTCCCGGTACGCTCTCGTCCACCCGGAGGTGGCCTTCACGCTCGTTCACGACGGCAGCGAGGTGTTCACCACCCCCGGGTCGGGGGCCGACGCCGACGCCGTCCTCGGCGTCTACGACCGCGACGTGGCCGGACAGAGCACGACGTTCGAGGCGGAACGAACCGTCGAAGACGACGGGGAGTCGGTGACGGTTACGGTCGATGGACTGCTCGCGTACCCCTCCGTGACGCGGGCGCGCCGCGACCACGTCTACACGGCCGTCAACGGCCGGGCGTTCCCCTCGAACGCGCTTCGTCGCGCCGTCGTCGAGGGGTACGGCGACCTGTTGCCGGACGGCCGCGCACCCGTCGCCGTCGTCCGCGTCTCGCTTCCGCCGTCGTGGGCGGACCACAACGTCCACCCGGCGAAGCGCGAGGTGCGACTGCGGGCCGGAGCGGCGGTTACCGAGGCGGTGCGCGACGCCGTCGCGGAGGCGCTTGCGACGGCGGACCTCAGGAGAAGCGGCGAACTCGACTTGGACCTCGAACGGTCGCTCGAACCGCTCTCGGAGACGGAGTCCGAGTTCGAGGACGCGACCGTCATCGGGCAGTACCGCGGTCTCTACCTGCTCTGTGAGTCCGACGGCGAGTTGCTCGTCGTGGACCAACACGCCGCGCACGAACGGGTCAACTACGAGCGACTCCGGGCCGCGACGGAGGGAGCGCCCGACTCCGCGGCGGTGGACCCACCGGCGACGGTGTCGCTGTCGCCCGCACTCGCCGCGACGGCGGCCGAGAGGCGCGAGGAACTGGCGGCACTCGGATACGATATCGACCCGTTCGGCGGCGGGACGGTGCGCGTCGCCGCGGTGCCCGCGCCGATGGGTCGCGCCGCGTCGCCCGAGAGCGTCCGCGACGCACTCGACGCTCTCGCGAACGGCGAGACGCCCGACGCCGGGCGCGAGGAGATGCTGAAGGACCTCGCGTGTCACCCGTCGCTGAAGGCTGGCGAGGAACTCTCAGACGAGGACGCGGCGGCGTTGGTCGAACGGCTCGGCGAGTGCGAACGGCCCTACGCCTGCCCGCACGGCCGTCCGACGGTCCTCACCATCGACGAGGAGACGTTGGTGCGCGGGTTCGGTCGGCGGGCGACGCGGATGGGGTAA